The Zerene cesonia ecotype Mississippi chromosome 19, Zerene_cesonia_1.1, whole genome shotgun sequence genome has a window encoding:
- the LOC119834535 gene encoding thyrostimulin alpha-2 subunit, with protein sequence MLLRSFLLSCFLSHLLAAESWKIPGCHRIGHTRTISIPDCLEFKITTNACRGFCESWSLPSIMLGFKRHPVTSLGQCCNIMESEDIPVKVLCLDGERNLIFKSALSCACYHCQKE encoded by the exons ATGCTTTTAAGAAGTTTTTTGCTTTCGTGTTTTCTAAGTCACTTGTTAGCTGCAGAGTCATGGAAAATACCAGGTTGCCATAGAATAG GTCACACGAGGACAATAAGCATTCCAGATTGCttggaatttaaaataacgacGAACGCATGCCGCGGGTTTTGTGAGTCGTGGTCTTTGCCTAGCATCATGCTAGGCTTCAAACGTCATCCAGTTACTTCATTGGGCCAGTGCTGTAATATCATGGAATCTGAGGAT ATTCCAGTGAAGGTGTTATGTCTCGACGgagaaagaaatttaatattcaagtcTGCATTGTCATGTGCCTGCTACCACTGCCAAAAGGAATAA
- the LOC119834467 gene encoding vacuolar protein sorting-associated protein 54, with translation MEDTSNVCTKTPTWQNCIHCPNLLFTTASEFEKHIQEKHSIKEGSIILCQYGQNGICSALQFGDLRKAGFKYHIRQHHLYNTDGSENWDFYSSSQNIPAVLNDPNRGKQSNFFTKTWGDSFIDRVEIYPSPYLPEITLLHFESYCKKVAKRYRRHCQLKENAPIKSKTPVVETICEVPSIFYEQSLALNDPKNFCKVFPGLSDSVNINTAIRSLQETLSTYLDVIEMKISKQVAQKSDAFFHAMLSHDTIMEQMARAIKTVQFSRKKIIDVKQNLTSSPIKLISLTRINHNLNNVHDLLKLMGTVQQTQPMIQLLLSTSDYVAALDLISSTQKVLSSRLSGIQAFRHLSPQLTEMKRLIQKMLNDEFSRFIVADLNRSQADPEELPERDKIISIVSGILRLKEFDFIDNFKIEAMTSIQATIKQSVVEIISEREGNTEIVLRGSNTDTWLLCNEGITFLQKVTPNLVNLFRRILSVTNVILDVSQMSDVTGNDSEDTWTQAEITSLEDKINKLISSLSDYSNERCANLIVTRTDRDYVFSDLTQLSKLSELIDNFSKECEEITGHNSNAMKLALRSFAMKYIQNLHLERRSQLTTALNNERWKTADVPYELQSVINKICETGEIPSLLQYDRGKPDGKFFVINRENYAVVASVQLLIKILLEYCDATKQSPDIVQYLVHCMLELIRHFNSRCCQLVLGAGAIQSAGLKTISTSNLALVSRSLQVILWLLPLIIQLLEKLHSKELSLNGFNSIESDIAGHKKEIENKISLIVSNMLCSQLAGWDAKPPVPSQTFRNISKHLVKLHEALIDILPLDQIRKIYMRVHENFKDKLREQLGKMNIVANGSPQHGIVTSELTFYLQTLKTLRVINDSDPEDNILYDIWLTYGKET, from the exons atggAGGATACTTCCAATGTATGTACGAAAACGCCAACATGGCAAAACTGTATCCATTGCCCAAACTTGCTGTTCACAACAGCCTCAGAATTCGAAAA ACACATACAAGaaaaacatagtataaagGAAGGATCAATTATTCTTTGCCAATATGGACAGAATGGCATTTGTTCTGCATTACAGTTTGGTGATCTACGAAAAGCtggttttaaatatcatatacgACAACATCATTTGTATAACACAGATGGCTCTGAAAACTGGGACTTTTATTCATCATCACAAAATATACCTGCAGTTCTAAATGATCCAAACAGAGGTaaacaaagtaattttttCACAAAGACTTGGGGTGatagttttatagatagagttgAAATATATCCAAGTCCATATTTGCCAGAAATAACATTGTTGCATTTTGAATCATATTGTAAAAAGGTTGCTAAAAGGTACAGAAGACATTGCCAATTGAAAGAAAATGCTCCAATCAAATCAAAGACTCCTGTTGTTGAAACCATTTGTGAGGTTccaagtatattttatgagcAATCTCTAGCATTAAATGACCctaaaaatttttgtaaagttttcCCTGGGCTTTCTGATTCAGTAAATATAAACACTGCAATAAGATCACTTCAGGAAACATTGAGTACTTATTTAGATGTCATTGAAATGAAGATATCTAAGCAAGTTGCACAAAAATCAGATGCATTTTTCCATGCTATGCTTTCTCATGACACTATAATGGAGCAAATGGCCAGAGCTATAAAGACAGTGcaattttctagaaaaaaaatcattgatgtaaaacaaaatttaacatcGAGTcccataaaattaataagtctTACAAGAATCAATCATAACTTGAATAATGTACATGATCTACTCAAATTAATGGGAACAGTTCAGCAGACTCAACCAATGATACAGCTTTTGCTAAGTACTTCAGACTATGTAGCAGCACTTGATTTAATAAGTTCGACCCAAAAAGTTTTATCATCACGCTTATCAGGTATTCAAGCTTTTAGACACCTATCACCACAATTAACTGAAATGAAGCggttaatacaaaaaatgcttAATGATGAATTTTCAAGATTTATAGTGGCAGATTTAAATAGATCTCAAGCAGACCCTGAAGAGTTACCAGaaagagataaaataatttctatagtGTCAGGGATACTGAGATTAAAAGAATTTGACTTCAtagataatttcaaaattgaagCAATGACCTCTATTCAAGCAACAATTAAACAGAGTgttgttgaaataatatctGAGAGGGAAGGAAATACAGAAATTGTTTTAAGAGGATCAAACACTGATACATGGCTTCTTTGTAATGAAGGCATTACATTTCTCCAAAAAGTTACACCTAATTTAGTAAATTTGTTTAGAAGAATCTTATCAGTTACCAATGTTATCCTTGATGTCAGTCAAATGAGTGATGTTACCGGGAATGACAGTGAAGACACTTGGACCCAAGCAGAGATTACATCGTTAGaagataaaatcaataaattgatATCATCCCTATCTGACTACAGCAATGAAAGATGTGCCAATCTCATTGTAACCAGAACTGACAGAGACTATGTTTTCTCTGATTTAACTCAATTATcaaaattgtcagaattaatagataatttttcaaaagaatGTGAAGAAATTACTGGACACAATAGCAATGCAATGAAACTAGCTTTGAGAAGCTTTGCtatgaaatacatacaaaatttgcaCTTAGAGAGAAGATCTCAACTAACTACAGCGCTAAACAATGAAAGATGGAAAACAGCAGATGTACCTTATGAATTGCAAAGTGTCATTAATAAGATATGTGAAACTGGTGAAATACCAAGTTTATTACAGTATGATAGAGGAAAACCAGATGgcaaattttttgtaataaacagaGAAAATTATGCTGTTGTTGCTTCGGTACagcttttgataaaaatattgctagAATACTGTGATGCAACAAAGCAGTCTCCAGATATTGTTCAATACTTAGTACACTGTATGTTAGAATTAATAAGACATTTTAACTCACGGTGCTGCCAATTAGTATTAGGTGCAGGAGCTATACAAAGTGCAGGGTTGAAAACTATTTCTACTTCAAATTTGGCACTTGTGTCTAGATCACTGCAGGTTATATTATGGCTTTTACCTCTTATTATTCAGCTTCTAGAAAAACTGCATTCTAAGGAATTATCTCTCAATGGATTCAATAGCATTGAAAGTGATATTGCTGGTCATAagaaagaaatagaaaataaaatatctttgatTGTAAGTAATATGCTTTGTTCTCAACTAGCGGGATGGGATGCTAAGCCACCAGTTCCTTCTCAAACATTCCGAAATATATCGAAACATTTAGTAAAATTGCATGAGGCtctaattgatattttacCCCTTgatcaaataagaaaaatatatatgagagtccatgaaaattttaaggaCAAGTTAAGAGAGCAGTTGGGTAAGATGAATATTGTGGCAAATGGAAGTCCGCAGCATGGAATTGTTACATctgaattaacattttatttgcaaacacTTAAAACATTAAGGGTGATCAATGATAGTGATCctgaagataatatattatatgatatttggtTGACTTATGGTAAAGAAACTTAG
- the LOC119834598 gene encoding UDP-N-acetylglucosamine--dolichyl-phosphate N-acetylglucosaminephosphotransferase gives MWTIIIICIISLIAYFVTDELIPKLKDLFIKAGLYGVDLCKVSKDKIPEAIGVVSGCVFLVTNFLFIPVVFGNSLIDTRNFPHNEFAELLAGLLSICCMLLLGFADDVLDLRWRYKLLLPTVASLPLLVVYYVNFNSTTIIVPIPLRDYLGPSINIGFLYYIYMGMLAVFCTNAINILAGINGLEVGQSVVIAASIIIFDFMELRGEQYKAHTFSLHLMIPYLATTLALLKHNWYPSRVFIGDTFCYVSGMTFAVVGILGHFSKTVLLFFIPQIFNFIYSTPQLFHIIPCPRHRLPKYSAETDLVQASRTVIAKKDLHLVNGVILKTFTLLHLIERVEDEEYITINNLTIINLFLIKLGPMPEKRLTSSLLIFQIFCSCLAFIIRYPMASYFYNNI, from the exons atgtggacaataataataatatgtattatttcgcTAATAGCTTATTTTGTAACTGATGAGTTAATACCGAAacttaaagatttatttataaaagccgGCTTATATGGTGTAGATTTATGTAAAGTGTCAAAAGATAAAAT tCCAGAAGCTATTGGAGTTGTATCTGGATGTGTATTTTTAGTAACTAACTTCTTGTTTATACCTGTAGTGTTTGGAAATAGTCTCATAGACACAAGGAATTTTCCCCATAATGAG TTTGCAGAGTTGTTAGCAGGTCTATTATCAATATGCTGCATGCTTTTACTTGGGTTTGCGGATGATGTATTGGATTTAAGATGGAGATACAAACTTTTATTACCAACAGTGGCTTCACTACCCCTGTTAGTTGTTTATTATGTCAACTTCAACTCAACAACAATTATTGTGCCTATACCTTTAAGAGATTATTTAGGGCCTTCTATAAATATAG gatttctttattatatatacatggGGATGTTAGCagtattttgtacaaatgcaataaatatattggcTGGCATCAATGGCCTTGAAGTTGGGCAGTCTGTTGTCATTGCTGCTTCAATAATCATATTTGATTTCATGGAGTTAAGAGGAGAACAGTACAAAGCCCATACATTTTCATTGCATCTGATGATTCCTTATCTAGCAACAACACTGGCCTTGTTGAAACATAATTg gtACCCGTCAAGAGTATTTATTGGAGAtacattttgttatgtttCTGGAATGACATTTGCCGTTGTTGGTATCCTAGGACATTTCAGTAAAACtgtccttttattttttataccccaaatatttaatttcatatattctaCTCCACAACTTTTTCACATTATACCATGTCCAAGGCATCGCTTACCTAAATACAGTGCAGAGACTGATTTAGTTCAAGCAAGTAGAACTGTGATAGCAAAGAAAGATTTGCATTTAGTGAATGGTGTTATTCTAAAAACGTTTACATTACTACACCTAATCGAAAGAGTTGAAGATGAagaatatattactattaataatttaactataatcaatttatttttaattaaattgggACCAATGCCTGAAAAAAGACTTACTTCAAGTCTGTTGATATTCCAAATCTTCTGTTCGTGTTTagcttttataataagatatcCTATGGCatcatatttctataataatatttga